The DNA sequence cccttctttggaggccagcggccaactgagtcaaacgtcacttgtgtttatgattttataacacagaaaaccgccatagatatttgtatgaagatttgagggaaaaaaattgctcaagtttgggattaatttacacaaaataagtgtgtgtttattaaaaaacaaggtatttagcgcctagtcgaagcctttaactttataatatgataaaaatcatatgaaaattcttgatgattacgacacagttgttacaatacgggagtgtcatttactggtttttcgtcatattctgaatttagtttacagttatccataagcttttacttaaattcgaatgattcagcacctagctagactcttcgactaccggtgtgatttttttcaaggctgtagagcatcatttactacataattctatgacaatgccaaccctcgattgcctattgcaGGCCCTTAATGCGAATAACTTAGTCTATGGAAGTTTCCACAGCGGATTAATAACCAAACATAAATAAGTTATACCTAAGTAACAAATATATTGAAAACAAGTTCAGGCCATTTATTGACAAGTACCTACCATGCAAGCGGTAGAGTTAGTGAACGAAACTGAAATATGGAAGGCTCCATTAATTCCCAGTTTATTGGAAAACCGCACCGTTACTGTCACTAAGCTGTTAGAGTGTTTCGCAAGTGGTATCGTTTGTGATCCTATTTACAACATCATATTGATTATTTGCTACGAAAAGTAACAGTCTGTGTGTAGTTTTTAAGTATATGTCCGTGCCCATTTCATGGTTGGTACAGGAGGAATAATTTAGCTTACTCGGCATTCCCTGGCACACGACATATCtcttaaattaagttaaatattgtatGTAGCCTTCGTGATAAGTCGAGCATAGAGATGATGTCGACGCAGCGAAGATCTAGGGCCAGTACAGTGATAATCTGGTACCTGGCGGTACCTTTCATACATATGCTGGGATTTGCATTAGGCCctatacagaaagaaagctACCTGTCTGTTTCATACTATTTCCGAACCAGCGCTGATAAGCGCTTATAAAACCTCCATAGAGAAATCTATCGGCTGTGGTAACAAGCATTATTTCTGTATAAGGCCTTAGGCAGTTACTCCCGCGAATATCTcgtctattctgagaggggcAAAGTTCCTGTTCGTGGCTCTCTTGAGTGGAACCTTAGTACATGAATGTCTCGTCATGTGTCCCACCACGTCACTAATTCTTGCACGCCATCCATCGCAGGTCGAACAGCGCGACGTGCCCGGCATCGACGTGGCGCACCTGGCGATGGACACCGAGGAGGGCGTGGAGGTCGTCTGGAACGAGGTGCAGTTCTCCGAGCGCAAGAACTTCAAGGCGCAGGAGGACAAGATACAGATGGTGTTTGATAACCTCACCAGGTTGGAGCACCCGAATATTGTGAAGTTTCATCGGTACTGGACGGATACGCATAATGATAAGCCAAGGGTGAGTTTCCGCTATTGTTAATAATACTCGTACTACCGTGTGTACTGCGGCCTCTACACGGATtagttatcgacgtcgataaactcgtttagtGCGCGTTCCCGAATCACAGCGTCGTATtcatggcgaatcgcgatatagtaaTATTTATCtgcgtcgataacgaacccatgTAGCGGTAGCTGGTTTGGTGAAAGGATGATCCACTCAGAAAAGttatcagtcgctgactggtAGTGGTGCACCGGACTAATACGTAAGGTGATACAGCTGAAACGTCATTGGTGATGTTACGGGTTgcttaaataatgtaaatcaAGGAATTACTCATTCATCATTccgaaaacttattaaaagaCCTCTGAAAATTCGTGGAAAGTAAATCTAAAAACCCCGAAAGACCCCTAATTGCCTAATGTCTCAAATATTTTCCATTTTGCTATTGTAATTTCAACAATAATTGCCGATTATAAATGGATCATTGCGTGTTTACATAACAGTAATTTGGCACGATAATTCATTTACTGACTATGAATAGCTAAACATAAAGTTAaagaacaataataataattctagcTAAACGATTACCCTATTATTGCTAGTACTTTAACAATAGAATATGAATATCCTGcgattataaatatcaatatttatcaTATTTAGTTATGTCTGTTTCACCAAGTCTGTTTAGGTCATTACTGTAAAGtaactaataaataagtttCCAAAAAAATCAAGATTTACGTATTACAATACTTGAATCATCGAGttagatgttttttttctactttcaTGAGTTGTATAGTGCATTTTTTATTCCTGTCCGTGGCAACCCTCTTTTCTTAGAGCTAGTACACATTAGGGGTTTTGATGCGCGCTTGCGTGTAGCCTTCGATAGACCGCGCGCGCTTCAAACCGCCTAATGTGTTCCCTCTCCTAATTGAAACTCAATCTCCTACTGACGATTTCTCCCCTCCATTCCAGGTGATATTCATAACGGAGTACATGTCGTGCGGCTCGCTGAAGCAGTTCCTGAAGCGGACGAAGCGCAACGTGAAGCGGCTGCCGCTGCAGGCGTGGAAGCGGTGGTGCACGCAGATATTGTCTGCGCTCAGGTAATGGCGGTTATGAAACAAGGGGTCACTGTTGTTGACGAAAAGCGAAGTCTCGGAGCGCTGctctgctgcgcgagccacgattGACTATATTTCACGTTTAACTATTCTTTTGCATagtatattaattaaactaaaaccAATCTCAATTTCTCCTAATCTTTTTAGTGaaaagaccgccttttgtaccctaattaagctacaacttgttaattttattattctttttggTCTACCAGAAATAGTGCCCTCACGCTCGCTTACTGTGCAAGCGTGAGGGCACTATAGAGACAAATATATAAAGGTCAATGACCGTTTTTCGCTGTGCTTAGCTAGCTTGCTTTATCTATATTTCTATCTTCACAGTTACCTGCACGGCTGCGCGCCGCCGATCGTGCACGGCAACCTGACGTGCGACACGATCTTCATCCAGCACAACGGGCTGGTGAAGATCGGCTCGGTGGCGCCGGACGCCATCCACCACCACGTCAAGACGTGCCGCGAGAACATGACCAACATGCACATTATAGCGCCGGAGTACGGATGTGAGTGCTTTAGTATAGTTACTTCAGTCATAATTTAGTACGAACATGCCTGATGTCCACCAACCCCCACTGGGCctgcgtggtggactaggcctaaaacccttcctttattggaaggagacccgtgggCCAGCAGTGAGCAcatgatgggttgtgatggtGATACCTTATACGATTTTATTCTAAGCCATAGACTAGACCAAATCGATATGCTAAAATAACTTCTTAAGGGCCTAGTTACCTActttgattttatattttatctacaCTCCATATTATTTGATCCAAACCGTTCAATCCACTTCCAGCATCACAAATGGTGACCCCCGCCATGGACATCTACTCGTTCGGCATGTGCGCCCTGGAGACGGCGGCGCTGGAGATCCAGGGCAACGGGGACTCGGGCAGCCACGTCACTGAGGAACACATCGTCCGGACTGTGGAGTCACTGGAGGACCCACGGCAGAAGGACTTTATATACAGGTGAGGTTTAAACTACAGCGGCTGCGGAAGTAGAGCTACAGTGGTCGACTTTCGAGTCAGCCAGCGGCTGGACTTTATTTAGGTGCGTAAGGCTCTTGGTCTGCTAGATGTATATTTGTTCTCCTGATTAAACTTTACTTATCGATGATTGACTGATATTATGACCATTATCTATTTATACATTTACCTTCCAGATGTATAAACAAGGACCCGGCGGCGCGGCCGACGGCGCGGGAGCTGTTGTTCCACCCGCTGCTGTTCGAAGTGCATTCACTGAAGCTGCTCGCGGCGCACACTCTCGTCAATACTTCAGGTACTTATTGTCAATATCAAAAATACTACTATGTCATATCTGCTGTTGAACAAAGACTTCTGCCATGGAGCGATACAACACTCACAAGACATTACCGGCCTAAGGTCAACGGTCTAACTTGCAGAGTGcgaatttatacagggtgttgcaaaaagggtacactaagccgaaagggggtaactcagagggtcattctgaacaacttttgttctacgagttttgaaatttaaataaaaacattttcacAGAATCTTTGTTTGTCACGCAAATTTCCAAAATTCGTAGAAGAGGGAACTATCGGCCGTCAGTACCCTTGGGGTTCTACTTACATACGCaattttacatacatatgATCGTCTCGCTGAAGAACGTAACGTCGTCATCTTACGATCAAGCCTTAATCAATACCTTTCCCTCTCGCAGCGAACATATCAGAGACGATATCGGACTCGGTCTGCaaccgcggcggcggcgctagTGGCGCCCTCGCGTGGTGCGTGCGCGGCGGCGAGACGCACGAACTAGCGGCGGGAGACCTGCCGCCCGCGCCGGAGAAACTCGACAAGTTTCTAGAAGACGTCAAGTAAGTAGATCTATCACCTCTACCTATGATTTGCTACTCTGGTGCTTCGTCGATATAGACTATCGCGGTGATGCGCTAGATCGCCCTTGTGTAGTGGCGACACGTCAAGTGAGTCCGTCTACCTGGGTTTTGTTATCCTGGTACTTTACACTCCTTGTCTACCTTCGCCCTAGAAAGTTTACAAGGTTCAAGGGAAACTGGACAACTTCTACAAGTACTGCAGCAATCGCTGTATCAGATATTTCCGGGGGCCAACTATATCAAATGGAGCAGGCGTTGAAGCCATATTGTaggaaataaaaacatttaccGACATAAACTAAGTGATAAATATTATGTCAAGTTCTTAATAAACCCGAAATACACCTCAATATTTTAACATGGCCTAAATCTATAATCCCTTATACTCTACAAAGTATCCAGACATTCCCTAACATTTCCCCCCCTCCACAGATACGGCATCTACCCGCTAACAGCGTATGGGTTCCGTcagtgcgcgcgcgccgcctcgCCCGCCGAGCGGCTCGCCGAGTCGGTCCAATCAGCGTCGCCCGAGCCCCGAGACCTGGAGACGCGGAGAGTGGTCAACATGATGTGCAGTCTGAAGCCGCAGCAGGACGCGCAGGACTTGCTGGTAAATATAGCTATAGAtagatgttttattttgtggcaacTATTTTAGTATCTCTTGATTGAAAGGTTGTATACTGCCGGAAATTGAGGCTCTACCCGCTATCTGTCCGGTCTAGGGCGTGACGATGACGCTACGCGGCGCCAGCGTGTCACCGGatgttttaaatacttacatggAATGCAATTGTGACGTCACAGAGCATTTATAGCATAACTTGATAAGAATAGCGTGGCGTAACGCTATGTGACTTCACATATGGAATCATCGGCGTCCTGATTCCGCCGGGCGGCTCGCCGAGTCTGTCCAATCAGCGTCGCCCGAGCCCAGAGACCTGGAGACGCGGAGAGTAGTCAACATGATGTGCAGCCTGAAGCCGCAGCAAGACGCGCAGGACTTGCTGGTAATTTGGAGTTGTGGATAGATGATGATACCATGTAGCATCTTAAGTACCCCTTCATTATTAACGTGTACCAAATATCTTCTGCTTTCTC is a window from the Plutella xylostella chromosome 10, ilPluXylo3.1, whole genome shotgun sequence genome containing:
- the LOC105397313 gene encoding nuclear receptor-binding protein homolog isoform X2 — encoded protein: MSGGRSIDKERKSPRESGEDSEDESEILEESPCGRWLKRREEVEQRDVPGIDVAHLAMDTEEGVEVVWNEVQFSERKNFKAQEDKIQMVFDNLTRLEHPNIVKFHRYWTDTHNDKPRVIFITEYMSCGSLKQFLKRTKRNVKRLPLQAWKRWCTQILSALSYLHGCAPPIVHGNLTCDTIFIQHNGLVKIGSVAPDAIHHHVKTCRENMTNMHIIAPEYGSSQMVTPAMDIYSFGMCALETAALEIQGNGDSGSHVTEEHIVRTVESLEDPRQKDFIYRCINKDPAARPTARELLFHPLLFEVHSLKLLAAHTLVNTSANISETISDSVCNRGGGASGALAWCVRGGETHELAAGDLPPAPEKLDKFLEDVKYGIYPLTAYGFRQCARAASPAERLAESVQSASPEPRDLETRRVVNMMCSLKPQQDAQDLLTILLRMDDKMNRQLTCAVSRRDSAHALAGELVQLGFIHESDRDKLCRLMEDSLRASFGPAPARRPQLAS
- the LOC105397313 gene encoding nuclear receptor-binding protein homolog isoform X1 — protein: MSGGRSIDKERKSPRESGEDSEDESEILEESPCGRWLKRREEVEQRDVPGIDVAHLAMDTEEGVEVVWNEVQFSERKNFKAQEDKIQMVFDNLTRLEHPNIVKFHRYWTDTHNDKPRVIFITEYMSCGSLKQFLKRTKRNVKRLPLQAWKRWCTQILSALSYLHGCAPPIVHGNLTCDTIFIQHNGLVKIGSVAPDAIHHHVKTCRENMTNMHIIAPEYGSSQMVTPAMDIYSFGMCALETAALEIQGNGDSGSHVTEEHIVRTVESLEDPRQKDFIYRCINKDPAARPTARELLFHPLLFEVHSLKLLAAHTLVNTSANISETISDSVCNRGGGASGALAWCVRGGETHELAAGDLPPAPEKLDKFLEDVKYGIYPLTAYGFRQCARAASPAERLAESVQSASPEPRDLETRRVVNMMCSLKPQQDAQDLLMTILLRMDDKMNRQLTCAVSRRDSAHALAGELVQLGFIHESDRDKLCRLMEDSLRASFGPAPARRPQLAS